In Henriciella litoralis, the genomic window GCGACCGCCGAAAGCTTTGCCCGCGAAGGCGCCAACCTCATTCTGGTGGCGCGGTCGCAAGATGAGCTGACATCGGCCAGCGACCGCCTTTGTTCCGACAACAACATCAGCGTCGAGACGATCTGTGCGGACCTTTCCACCGCTGAGGGCATTGCAACCGCTGCAGGCGCCGTCTCTTTGATCGATGTGCTCGTGAACAATGCCGGCGCCATTCCGCCCGGCTCCCTAATGAATGTGAGCGCCGAAAAGTGGCGCCGCGGCTGGGACCTCAAAGTGAACGGGTACATCGATCTGACGCGGGCGCTCTATGAAAAACTGCCCAAGCCCGGAGGCGTCATCGTCAACATCATCGGCTCGGCCGGGGAAAACCCGAACAAAGACTATATCTGCGGCAGCACCGGTAATGCCGCCCTGATGATGTTCACCCGGGCTTTTTCGCGCGATGCCCGCGCCGATGGGGTTCGCGTTGTCGGGATCAATCCCGGACCAGTGATGACCGAGCGCTTCCAGATGTTGTTGCAGGCGGAAGCAGAGCGCCGCTTTTCCGACCCCTCCCGATGGGAAGAGCTGATGGGAGACCTGCCATTCGGCCGGGCCGCAGCGCCCCGGGAAATCGCAGATGCCACGGCGTTCCTCGCGTCGGCGCGCTCGGCTTACACGACAGGATCCATCGTCACGATTGATGGGGGGATCTGATGACGGCCTCTCTCAAAATTGGCTACATTGGCCTTGGAGACATCGGCGCCCCGATGGCGGAACGTATCGCGGCGGCCGGCTGGCCACTTACCGTCTGGAACCGGACCCCGGAAAAGATGCAGCCTTTGCTCGATGCTGGCGCCGATGCAGCATCCTCACCAGCTGAAATTGCTGAAATGTGCGACATCATTTTCACCTGCCTTGGCAGCGTTTCCGCCATGCATGACGTCACGACAGGCGAGCGTGGGCTCCTGCGCGCATCACCCAACAAAGCTCGGCTGCTGGTCGACAACTCCACGGTGCCTCCTGCAGATGCCACGGACATTGCCAGCCGGCTCGCCGATGCATCGATCCACTATGTCGACGCCCCTGTCTCGGGCGGCGCCATAGGCGCGCGCGCAGGCACGCTAGCCGTCATGGTTGGAGGTGAGCAGCAGGATGTCGAGCTGGCCAAACCCGTTCTGCAAAGCTTCGCGAGCAAGATTACGCATCTCGGCCCGATCGGGTCCGGCCAGGCCATGAAGGCCTGCAATCAGGTGCTCAATTTCGGCACCATGGCGGCACTTGCAGAAGCCGTCACTTTGGGACGACGTTACGGACTGGCGCCGAACATGATTGTCGATGCGGTCGCCGGCGGCTTCGCTGAGTCAAATATTTCACGCGAATTTGGCCGGTCCATTACCGCCGACGACACAAGCCCCATCAGACTCCTCGTCGAAACGCTGGATGACTATTATCAGGGCACCCTCCGCAGAAAACTTGCAGGCAATCTCGACATCCTGATGAAGGATCTTGCCATGGCGCTCGATATGGCGCGCGCACGAGGTGTTCCCCTGCCGGTCATTTCGCATTTCGACTCGGTTTTCAGGATGATCCAGCACCTCGAAACCTGATCAGGCCGCCAAGTCTTTCGCCGCATTCCGACCCGCCTCAAGACCGAAAGTCGCGGAGCTGGAAAGAGACGATGCGCTGTAATAGCCCGCCCCATGAAGCCCGCCGACCACCTCGCCTGCCGCGTAGAGGCCGTCGATCGGCACACCAAACCAGTCTACCACGGACATCTGCCCATCCACGGCAATGCCTCCATAGGTCGAGGTGATGGCATTGGCAGTGGCGGCGACGTAATAAGGCGGATTATCGATCGGGCGTAGGCCGCGAGTCCGACCGAACTGTTCGTCCAAGCCTGAGGCCGCGCCATCATTGTAAGACTTCACCGTTTTTTCGAGGACATCCGGGTCGATTCCTACCGCTTCTGCCAGCCCCCTGATCGTCTCCGCCTTCTTGATGTATCCACCAAGAAGCGCTTCCTGATAGTTGTTGACGCTGGTGTCGCCGAGCGAGGCGGCCATCATCGTCTCGTCGAATATCTGAAACGCCACTCCGTCCGGCTGCGCCATTCCGATCGAACTCAGCGCCTTGTAGCTCTGCGCTTCGTCAACGAAGCGCTTGCCATGCTTGTTGACCATGATCGCGGCATCCTGAAACGCGAAAATGAGCGGCGGAATTTCATCTGACTTTGCAGTGGTATCGGGATAGTTGCGGATGGCGCCCCCAAAAGACCCGGACACATAGCCGAGGTCGGCCTGCCCCGCCCCCAGATCGCACGCCATGATCAGGCCATCCCCGGTATTGGCAACCCCGCCATGCTTCACCCCGAACTCAAGCTCGGGCGCAAAGACCCCAAGCAGTTCGGCGCTTCTGGAAAAGCCACCGGTCGCGAGGACAATGCCACCTCGCACCCGAATCTCGGCCTCACGATCCCCAAACATGACGATGCACGCCTCCACGCGGCCACTCTCTGCATTGCGCACGAGACGCGCCCCTGCAGACTTGCTGAAGAAGTCGATACCTGAATGCGCCTGAACTTTCATGTGGAGCTGCGTCACAGCACGCCCGGTTCCAGTAAGATGCACCCGCGGCGTATCAGGCGCAGACGACATCAAAAGCTCGAAACCAATGCCCTGCGACCTCAGAAACCTGTAGGCGTCTTGCTGCTTTGCGAGGAAAGTCTCCACCATCTCTCGATTATTCTTGTTCTTGCCGGTTTTCAGGAGCGCGTTCCGGAAATCCTCAATCGAGTCGCTGACGCCTGCGGCTTCCTGCTCATCTGTTCCACAAAAGGCGAAGGCCCCACCGGCAATCGCCGAACTGCCGCCGGGCTGGGAGGATTTTTCGAGCAGGAGCACGCGCGCGCCAGCTTCTGCAGCGGCCAGCGCCGCGCAGTGTCCCGCGATCCCGGCCCCAAGCACAAGAACATCGGTTTCGGCTGGCAAGTCGCCGGTTTCTCTGAGCATGCGCGCCTCCCTGAAGGTCTAACCACCCGGTCTGCGCCGGCTTTTATTGACCGTATGGTCTCGACCCGTTCCCGCAATGCCATAATCGATCAATCAGATTTCACTTTTCCTGAAAGCTGCGTCCTCGTTTCTGTGAGTTCCTCTACGCCGTCGCGCCGATAGCGTTGGGGAGAACAGATTTTCGGGGTAAAACGCATGAGCAAAGTAGAGCCACAATTTGATGTCGTCATTGCTGGCGCCGGCCCGGTCGGCCTGACACTGGCCATCGACCTCGGACGCCGCGGTATCAAAACACTCATCGTCGAGCGCGACCCGACCACAGGCCCTTGGCCCAAAATGGACCGGTCGAATTCCCGCACGATGGAGTTCTATCGCCGCATGGGAATCGCTGAGGAGGTCCGTGCTCTTGGTTACCCGGCGGACGCGCCAATGGACATCTACGTGGTGAACACGCTCTCCGAACCGCCCCTGCTGAAGCAGCACTACCCTTCGGTCGGCGAGATGCGGGAGCGTATCGAAAAAGCGAGAGATCACTCCCAGCCGCTCGAGCCCTATCAGCTTGTCTCACAGAACCGGCTGGAACCGCTGCTGAAATCGGTCGCCGAAAAGACACCGAACGTCACCGTTCGATATGGGTGCGAACTGACATCGTTCGAACAAGACGAAAATGGCGTGACCGTCACGCTGCACCCTTCCGGCGGCGAAGCAGAAGAAGTGCGCTGCAGCTATCTCGCCGGTTGCGATGGCGGGGGCAGCACGGTTCGAAAAGCCCTTGGCATCAAGCTCGAAGGCCAGGGTAGCCTGCGCAATATGAAGCAGATCTGCTTTCGCTCCGAAACGCTCTATGACCGCATTCCCATGGGCAAGGGCCGGCATTACTACTTCACCGACCCGGAAGGCTCGGCGATGATTGTGCAGGGGGATCGCAAGGAATTCACGCTCAATTCTGACATTCCCGACGATACCGATCTGGATGCCTGGATCCGGAAAAAAGCCGGGCCGGACGTCGAGTTCGACTATGAAATTCTCAATGTCAGCAACTGGACACTGCACCTTCTACTCGCCGACAAATACGCCAAGGGCCGGGTGTTCCTTGCAGGCGATGCCATCCATCTCGTGATTCCGACCGGCGGCCTCGGCATGAATTCAGGCGTGGGCGATGCGCTGGACCTTTCCTGGAAACTCGCCGGGACCATCCAGGGCTGGGGCGGTCCGGGCCTCTTGGAAAGCTATGAGAGCGAGCGCAGGCCCGTCGGGCAGAAGAATGTCGAAGCTTCAGGCTGGGCGGCGCAGGGACTTGGGATGTGGCGAACCCACCTCACCGAGGCAGTCAGCCAGGATAGCGAAGAAGGACGGGCGGAACAGCACCAGGCCGCCAAGCTTGCCAACCGGCATCACCGCCGCGTGCATGAGATGGTCGGCGCGGAACAGAACTATACTTATGCCGGTTCGCCCCTGATCGCGTCCGAACCGGAGGCCATCACGACCTGGGACACGGTGCGGTACCTGCCGACCACCGAACCGGGCGCGCGCATCCCCCATATATGGCTCAAGGACCACACGGCGATGCAGGATGTTCTGGGCGCGAACTATACGTTCATCGATCTCACGGGAGACGTAGATGCCTCCCCGGTCAAAGCCGCGTTCGAAGCGATCGGAGCGCCTCTGGATATCGTCAGCCGCGCCGAAGAACATGTTCGCATGACATATGGCTGTCGTTACCTGCTTGTGCGGCCTGACCTTCATATCGTCTGGACTGGCAATTCGCTGCCGTCTGACCCGGACGCCCTCGCAAGGCTGGCAACCGGTCATTGAAGCCGGGCGCCTTCGCCTGCACGTCACAATTTGTGGTCTTTACCGGCCTTTGGGCTGGAGGGCGTACTGATCGATGGAGCTGGTGGGTATGGAATAACCATCCTCGCTAAGGATCGCCGCCAGATTCTTCTCAACGGTTTCGGCAGTGAGGCCATCGCATGTCATTCCCGGAGCCGTCGCCGTGAATATTCGCGCGACGCGGCCGCCTGCAACGCTGAGCACTTCGCCGTTCATCCGGCAGCGGCGATGAGACAGATAGACCACGACCGGTGAAACAGCCTGCGGGGTCAGCCGTGAGGTATCCAGCTCCGGATGCTTGTCAAAATAGGCCTGCGCCAGCGGCGTCTCAGCGACCGGGCAGATCGTATTCACCTTGATGTCGAGATCGCGATTATCGAGGGAGGTTGCTCTTGAAAGGCCAAGCACACCCGCTTTCGCGATGACATAAGGCGCAGTATCCGGCGCGCCGAACGCACCAACGGCCGATGCGGTATTGATGATGCGTCCGTAGCCGGCCTTGCGCATATGGCGCAACGCAGCGCGGCTGGTCCAGAACATGCCGAACAGATGAACATTCAGGACGCTGCTTAGCTGGTCCGTATCAATATCCTGGACCTTTCCTCCAATGCCGTTGCCGGCATTGTTGACCAGTATGTCGATGCGGCCCCATTTGCTTGCCGCAGCCTCGACAGCGGCTTCAGCACCTGCCTCCACCCCGACGCTATCGGATATGGCTTCGGCAACCAGTCCTTCGGACCTCAACTGAGCGGCCGCATCCTCAGCCGACAGTTTTCCGCCGCCGCCAGTCGCAATATCGTTCAGCATGACCCGGGCCCCGCGCTCGGCCAGCGCACGGGCATGGCTAAGTCCGAGGCCGCTCGCCGCCCCCGTGACCAGCGCAACCTCTCCATCAAAGTGCAGACGAGGCTCTGGCGACCGGATGGCCTCAGACATTGTCGAGCGTGACCTGTCCTGCGATCTCGCGGCCAAAGGCTATGGCCGAGACGATGGGATTATAGAATTCCTTGAGACAAACGATCTTCCCGTTCTCAATGTCGAACCTAAGGACGTAGCGATTGCGATAGTCCTTGCCATTGACCATCTCGACCTGCCCGCGCACCTCAACGAATACAGTCCGGGCATCATGCGACACGACATATTCCGGATCGATGGCTTTCACCGACTTCTCGGCAGCGAAAGCCGTGTCGATGAAATTGATGATCTCCTCGCGGCCAACATAGCGGCGAAAGTGTCCCTCTTCGGTTCGTCCGCTCTCATTGAAGGGGATCTCGAGCACCATGTCGTCAGCAACGACCTCCAGCTTGAGATCCTTGTCCTTTTTCTCGTCGCCGTGGATCCACTTTTGGGCAATCTTTATGGCCGCTGCATGCGCTTCCGGCAGTTTCTCCATCATGTCGCTATCTCCTCCATTGTTTATCCTTATGCGGCGCTGACCAGTTCAAGTCCGCCGGTGACGCGGATGCATTGGCCTGTGACATAGCCCGCCAGATCGCTGACCAGAAATTCCACGACGCCTGTGATATCGTCGGCCTGGCCCAGGCGCCTCAGCGGGATCTTTGCCTCCTGTCCGCCAGTCGCGAGCTTTCGGGCTGCCGCCTGGCTCGCAACCCGCGGCGTCGCGATAAGGCCAGGGGCGACGCAATTGACGCGCACGCCATCTGGGCCGAGTTCCACTGCGAGCGATCTTGTAAATTTCTCGATCGCCGCCTTCGACGCAGCGTACATCGCAAAACGAGCCCCGGCATCGTCAACACTCACACCGACCGTCGAGATGTTTACGATCGCCCCGCCCTGTTTTCGAAGCGCTGGCGCGCATGCCTGGCACATATTCACCGCAGTATCGAAGTTGACCGAAAAAAGCTTGCGCCGGTCCTCTTCGCTGGAGGATGACGCCGAACTGTTCTCGATGGGCGTGATGGCGCCGCCCGCATTGTTGACGAGGATATCAATGCGCCCGAAATGCTTCTCAACCTTCTGGACAGCATCGAAGGCAGCTGCCCGATCCGACAGATCCGCCTCAATGGCGATACAATCCCGCCCAAGCTCAAGGATCTCGTCGCGAACCGTAGCAGCAGAAAGCTTTTCGCCGTAGCGGGCGGCAACGTTCAGGTCGATATCGAGAATGGCAATGTTCGCCCCGAGCTTGGCCAGCCGGAGGGCGTGGGAACGGCCCATGCCGCCTGCACCACCGGTGACGATGGCAAGCTTTCCTTCAAGTGAATTCATTATGACAACCTCGCAAACTTAGAACAATTATTCTAAGGGTCATCTAATTGCCATTCGAGTAATATTCTGCGCAAGTGAGGCTTCAGTTTTCTGGAAAGGTCGGGATGCGGTATAATCTCCCCCCTCTGAACGCGCTCAAGGCTTTCGAGGCGACGGGCCGGACGGGAAGTCTCAGCGCCGCCGCCCGCGAATTGCGGGTTTCGGTTGGCGCGGTGAGCCGGCACGTCGCGATTCTGGAGTCATACTTTGCCTGCGAACTGTTCGAACGCCGCCATGACGGCGTCCACCTTACCCAGTGGGGCAAACCGCTCCACGCCTCTGTGGCGACGGCTTTCGCGACGATGGATGCTGCTTGCCGGGACGTCGATTCTGGCGCCTCCCGCCCGATCCGCCTGCGGACCTTCACCAGCATGGCGACCGACTGGCTCACCCCAAGGCTGGGAGAGTTTCGCAAGTCCCATCCAGACCTGCCGATTCAATTGAAGCAGGCTTTCAGCGACATCAGTTTCGCGCTCGAGCCGCTCGACGCTGCTGTTTCAACCCAGACCATCCTGGAGAGCGGAATTCGTCAGGTCGAGATATTTCCGACCATCTTCACACCCGTTGTGGCGGCCAACCTCAAGACTGATTCAAACAGCAGCCTCCTCACCGGCCGGAACGCCCTCCCCCTGCTCTTCACCCGGCGAGAAATACCCTTCTGGGAAAAGCTGTATGACGCAATGGGACTCGGAGCCCCTGCGTTCGAACGCGGCCTTGAATTTGATAGCCTTAGCCTGACTTATCAGGCTGCACGGCGCGGCGCGGGAGTCGCGCTGGGCCTCCTGTTCTTTGTTGCCGACGACCTCGCCTCAGGCTCGCTTGTCCCCATTTCGAAGACCTGCCTGGATGTAGAGTTGCCGCAATATCTCTACATTCGCTCAGGACGAAAAAAGCATCCTGGCACCCAAGCGCTTACGGAGTGGATCCAGAGCGAGGCGAAAAAGACCAATGATGCGCTGAACGAATTGTTCGGCACAGTCCTTTCGCCGCCGGTCAAGACAATCGTCAGCCACTAATCTCTGAGGCCCTCGCCCATCAGATAGCGATGATCGACCCATGCCGCGTCGAAGCGCCCTTGCAATGCTCGCCATCAAATGTAAAACATTTGTTTTGAATGATTGGCGCCGCCATGGCGGCCAGAAGAGGATGCTTGAGATGAGAGTATGGGAAGTCCAGGACGCCTGGGGAATTGACAACATGCGGCTGGTCGAAAAGGACACGCCGAACGAGCCAGGCCCCGACGAAATTCTCATCAAGGTGCACGCCGCCTCGGTCAATTACCGCGACCTGGTCACGGTTGAAAACAAAACCCCATTCGGCGCCCTTCCCCAGATTCCGCTGTCGGATGCGGCCGGCGAAGTCGTAAAGGTCGGGGCCAATGTTGACAGATTTGCTGTTGGCGACCGTGTCTGCCCAAGCTTTTTCCCGAAATGGCAGGATGGCCCAGTCAGCAAGGCTGACCGCTCCGTCTCGCTTGGCTCGGCATCTGCCGCAGGCGTCCTTCAGGAATACGTCACCGTCCATCAGGAGGCTGCGTCGCACTTCAGCGATAGTCTGTCGTATCAGGAAGCCGCGACGCTTCCGTGCGCCGGCCTGACGGCATGGCGCGCACTTTCGGCAGAAGCGAAGCTGCAGAAGGATGACTGGCTTCTCGTTCAGGGAACAGGCGGCGTGTCGATCTTTGCCCTTCTCATCGGCAAGATGGTCGGCGCGCGCGTGATCGTCACGTCCTCATCAGACGAAAAGCTCGAACGTGCCGTTCAACTCGGCGCAGATGCCACGATCAACTACAAGAAAACGCCTGACTGGGGCAAAGAGGCGCTGGAAATTACCGGCGGCTCAGGTGTCGACGTCATTGTAGAAGTCGGCGGCGGCGGAACGATCAATCAGTCCATCGGCGCTGCGGCGGTCGGTGCCAGGGTCGTCATTATCGGCGTCCTTGGCGGACGCTCACAAGAACTGCTCATGCCGGCGATCTTCGGCAAGAACCTTTCCCTTCAGGGCATCTCTGTCGGCAACCGCCAGCAGTTCGAAGACCTCAATGCCGCTATTTCCAAGAACGGTCTCAAGCCGGTCATCGACGAGGTCTTTCCCTTTGAAAAAGCCGATGACGCCATCCGCCATCTCGAGAGCGGAAAGCACTTCGGCAAAATCGTGATCGACTTCGACCAATGACCCAGTCTGCAGGCTTCGAATACAGCGTCCACGGCGCGTCGGCGAATGAGGCGACAGCGAACATCGTTCTTCTTCATGGTCTCGGACATACAGAAACCATCGTTTATGACGACATCAAGGACGCCCTGCCCGCCGGCGGACGTATCTTCTCCCTACGGGCGCCTCATCCTTTCGGACAGGCGCCCGATAATGGGTTTGGGTGGTTCAATATCGAATTCAACGAGTCCGGCCCACCAAAGCCGGACCTTGAGCAGGAAGCGTCCAGCCGTCAGGCCATCGCAGATTTCCTGGACACGCTGGACTCGAGTCTTCCGCTTGTCCTGATCGGATTTGGGCAAGGCGGCGTGATGGCGGCCCATCTCTTCCTGCAGCATCCCGAAAAACTGCAAATGTGCATCGTGGCTTCGGGCCGCATCATGCCGCATCTGCTTGAAGCGTACCCACCGGGCGAGGCTCACCAGAAAGTTCCGCTCATCTTGGTCCATGGCGAAAGCGATCCGATCATTCCGATCGCAGCCGCGCAAGCAGCCGCCGAACAATTGGGCGCAGCCGGTGTAGGGCTGACACTTATGCCTCATCCAGGCGGACATGAATGGCCCGACGCCTTCAATGCGCCCGTGTCCACCGAAATCTCGACCGCGATACAAAATGGCTAGGGGTTTCAGCGATGCGCGGCTGAAGGGTCTGCCTCCAAAGCGTGACGCTGAACCGCTGATGCTTCTCGAATTGCCGACATCGGATCGGGGCAAAAACTTAGAATAACCACGCTTTGAACCGTGCCTTCAGGGCGCGATCAGAAACAAAAGAGAGGGATCCAGAAAATGCTTTTACACGTTCATAATCACGCGCAGGAAAAGCCTGACACGACCGCCTACAAGATGATGCCGAGCGGCGAGGTCGTGACTTTTGCAGATTTCGAGCAACGCTCAAACCAGTGCGCTCATTTGCTTCGCGAGTGCGGTCTCAAACGCGGCGACGTCATCGCCATCCTTCTGGAAAATCACCCACGCTATTTTGAGATCTCGCTCAGCGCGGAACGGTCAGGTCTATATTTCACTGGCATCTCCACACACCTCTCGGCCAAGGAGGCTGCCTACATCGTCGCCGACTCCGATGCCAAAGTTCTGTTCGCATCCCGAAAAACCTTGTCGGTGGCCCTGGAAGTCGCTGCAGGCCAGCCGGGACTCATCGTGTTTCTGGTCGATGGTTCGGCAGAAGGCGCACGTGACTATGTCGCGCAACGCGATGCACAGCCGGTAACCCCGATTCCCGACGAGAGTATGGGCGGTCCGATGCTGTATTCGTCTGGAACAACGGGACGCCCCAAAGGCGTGAAATTCGACCTTCCCGACACGCGTATCGATGAAATGGACCCCCTGACGCAGCTCTCACACAGTCGGTTCGGCTTTGAGAACGGCATGATCTATCTTTGCCCCGCCCCGATGTACCATGCGGCTGCCCTGCGCTGGAGCCTCAGCGTCATGAAACTTGGCGGCAGCGTCATCGTGATGGAAAAGTACGACCCCGAACTGGCGCTCGAACTTATCGAGAAGGAAAAAATCACGCACTCTCAGTGGGTGCCGACCCATTTCATCCGGATGCTGAAACTTCCAGAAGAACAGCGCACCCGGTACGATTTGTCGTCGCACAAAACCGCCCTTCACGCCGCTGCCCCCTGCCCTGTCGGGATCAAGGAGCAGATGCTCGAGTGGTGGGGACCAATGATCTACGAATACTATGCAGGCACCGAATTCAACGGAATGACCATTATCACGCCTGAAGAGTGGCTGGCGCACAAAGGCTCAGTCGGTCAGGCGAAATTCGGCATCCTGCATATCCTGTCGGAAGATGGTGAGGAGCTACCACCTCGCAAAGAGGGGGCCATCTTCTTCGAGGGTGGAAACCAGTTCAGGTACCACAAGGACGACGCGAAGACTGCCGGCTCATACAATGACAAAGGCTGGAGCACACTGGGCGACATCGGCTGGGTGGACGAAGATGGCTATCTCTATCTCACCGACCGCAAGAGCTTCATGATCATTTCCGGTGGCGTGAACATCTATCCTCAGGAGATCGAGGACGTCATCGTCACACATCCAAAGGTCGCGGACGTTGCTGTCATTGGTGCGCCAGACCCTGATCTGGGTGAGCGCCTCGTCGCGGTCGTCCAGCCGCTCGACATGTCGGATGCCGGTGAAGATCTCGCTGCCGATATCCAGGAACATGTCCTGCAGCATCTCGGCAAGATCAAGCTCCCACGGCAGATCGACTTTCTTGAAGCGCTGCCGCGCCTGCCAACCGGCAAGCTCTTTAAGCGGCAGCTGCGCGACGAATACTGGAAGGACACGAAGGGCGCCTAGTCGGGCGCCCCTCATTCCATACCGGCCCTAGATAGTAACCAGTACTTTGCCAAAGCGATCGGCCGCCTCAAGGCGGTCGTACGCATCGCCGATCTGGTCCAGGGTGAATCGGCTGTCGATGACAGGCTTAAGACCCGTATTTGCGACCATGGCCAGCAAATTCCGGCACTCCTCATAGTTCGCACCTGTCGACCCATAAAGATCAAGTTGCCGGATAAACATGCGCTGCAACTCAACTGGCGGATTTCCACCTGTCGTCGCGCCGCACGTCACGATACGTCCGCCGCGACGCAGCGAGCGCAGGGATTCTCCCCAGCTTGCCTCACCGACACTATCGATCACCATATCGACACCGACACCGTCAGTTAGCTCGAGAATGCCCTTGCTGACATGGTCGGTCTTGTAGTTCACGCCCGCATCAGCGCCGATCGCCTTGGCTTGCTCCAGCTTCTTCTCGCTCGACGACGTCACCAGCACGCGAGCGCCGATCAGCTTCGCAAGCTGGATGCACGCGGTCGACACGCCTCCGCCGGCGCCAACGACGAGGACGCTC contains:
- a CDS encoding acyl-CoA synthetase, which translates into the protein MLLHVHNHAQEKPDTTAYKMMPSGEVVTFADFEQRSNQCAHLLRECGLKRGDVIAILLENHPRYFEISLSAERSGLYFTGISTHLSAKEAAYIVADSDAKVLFASRKTLSVALEVAAGQPGLIVFLVDGSAEGARDYVAQRDAQPVTPIPDESMGGPMLYSSGTTGRPKGVKFDLPDTRIDEMDPLTQLSHSRFGFENGMIYLCPAPMYHAAALRWSLSVMKLGGSVIVMEKYDPELALELIEKEKITHSQWVPTHFIRMLKLPEEQRTRYDLSSHKTALHAAAPCPVGIKEQMLEWWGPMIYEYYAGTEFNGMTIITPEEWLAHKGSVGQAKFGILHILSEDGEELPPRKEGAIFFEGGNQFRYHKDDAKTAGSYNDKGWSTLGDIGWVDEDGYLYLTDRKSFMIISGGVNIYPQEIEDVIVTHPKVADVAVIGAPDPDLGERLVAVVQPLDMSDAGEDLAADIQEHVLQHLGKIKLPRQIDFLEALPRLPTGKLFKRQLRDEYWKDTKGA
- a CDS encoding zinc-binding dehydrogenase; protein product: MKAAVLEKRGADGLKVQTVPDPERKPGEALVKVKASSLNRVDAYMRDNGQGITHELPLILGVDGVGEIEECDPGSHFQRGQRVMIYSSVFCQKCRYCLDGEQPLCVDLKIAGEHRDGSFAEYISLPERCFVPLPEEINFEDAGVLPAAYNTAYRMLFGKRALQPGESVLVVGAGGGVSTACIQLAKLIGARVLVTSSSEKKLEQAKAIGADAGVNYKTDHVSKGILELTDGVGVDMVIDSVGEASWGESLRSLRRGGRIVTCGATTGGNPPVELQRMFIRQLDLYGSTGANYEECRNLLAMVANTGLKPVIDSRFTLDQIGDAYDRLEAADRFGKVLVTI